In Synechococcus sp. KORDI-100, a single window of DNA contains:
- a CDS encoding pyridoxine 5'-phosphate synthase — MASLGVNIDHIANVRQARRTVEPDPVPFAMLAELGGADGITVHLREDRRHIQDRDVRLLRETVRSRLNLEMAATEEMLSIALKLGPDMVTLVPERREEVTTEGGLDVVSQLETMTDAVNRLQESGIPVSLFVDPDERQLEACRSSGARWVELHTGAYAEASWSQQPLELARITEGSSIARQFGLRVNSGHGLTYQNVEPVAAIEGMEELNIGHSIVARALAVGLQQAVREMKALIQNPRFDPLFGQAPG; from the coding sequence ATGGCCAGTCTGGGCGTCAACATCGATCACATCGCCAACGTGCGTCAGGCCAGGCGGACAGTGGAACCTGACCCCGTGCCGTTCGCCATGCTCGCCGAGCTGGGTGGGGCGGATGGCATCACGGTTCACCTGCGCGAGGACCGCCGTCATATCCAGGACCGGGATGTGAGGTTGCTCCGGGAGACCGTTCGCAGCCGCCTCAACCTCGAGATGGCCGCCACGGAAGAGATGCTCTCGATTGCACTGAAGCTCGGCCCCGACATGGTGACGCTGGTTCCGGAGCGTCGCGAGGAGGTCACTACGGAGGGTGGCCTGGATGTGGTCTCTCAGCTCGAAACGATGACGGACGCCGTGAACCGTCTCCAGGAGTCAGGAATTCCCGTGAGCCTGTTCGTCGATCCCGATGAGCGCCAGCTCGAAGCCTGCCGAAGCAGTGGCGCTCGCTGGGTGGAGCTGCATACGGGGGCCTATGCCGAGGCCAGTTGGTCGCAACAACCCCTCGAACTGGCCCGGATCACGGAGGGCAGCAGCATCGCCAGACAATTCGGCCTGCGGGTTAACTCCGGCCATGGCCTCACGTATCAGAACGTTGAACCGGTGGCGGCGATCGAGGGGATGGAAGAGCTCAACATCGGCCACTCGATCGTGGCGCGGGCCCTTGCGGTGGGTCTGCAACAAGCTGTCCGGGAGATGAAGGCGCTGATTCAGAATCCCCGTTTCGATCCTCTGTTCGGGCAGGCACCTGGATGA
- a CDS encoding MgPME-cyclase complex family protein has product MTQFHFVAASERFLTEEEPLDEVLRERRRNYAENGKEIDFWLVRQPAFLSAPQLADLNQRIPQPAAAVVSSDASFITFLKLRLEYVVTGQFEAPSAEIQEPLASNV; this is encoded by the coding sequence ATGACGCAGTTTCACTTCGTCGCCGCCAGCGAGCGGTTTCTCACCGAGGAGGAACCGCTCGACGAAGTGCTCAGGGAGCGCCGGCGTAACTACGCCGAAAACGGAAAGGAGATTGATTTCTGGCTGGTGCGCCAGCCGGCGTTTCTATCAGCGCCCCAGCTCGCGGATCTCAATCAGCGCATTCCCCAGCCTGCAGCGGCGGTCGTTTCCTCGGATGCCAGCTTCATCACCTTCCTGAAGCTGCGACTGGAATACGTGGTGACCGGGCAATTCGAGGCGCCATCCGCTGAGATTCAGGAACCCCTTGCCAGCAATGTCTGA
- a CDS encoding metallophosphoesterase: protein MRASSTRNWVIGDVHGCHQSLLDLLAVLPSGDHLVFLGDVISRGAAIEATMDLVWNLVTQRRATWLRGNHEQRLIDALESSGQDETQQLLKLDTYRQLGEERAQQWLQRLRQLPFVFRADGWSATHAGFNSSGEPDLSIRDPFWESYDGRFGLVVVGHTPRPQVERYGRIVLIDTGAVYGGLLTAFCPETDAIVQVPGARSAAPLTRSKAGPRRPALVAGDPGRC from the coding sequence GTGAGGGCCTCCAGCACGCGCAACTGGGTGATCGGTGATGTGCACGGCTGCCACCAGTCGTTGCTCGATCTTCTGGCTGTTCTTCCGAGCGGGGATCACCTTGTCTTTCTCGGCGATGTGATCAGTCGCGGTGCCGCCATCGAGGCCACGATGGACCTGGTTTGGAACCTGGTGACCCAGCGCCGCGCCACCTGGTTGCGAGGCAATCACGAGCAGAGGCTGATCGATGCCCTGGAGTCCTCTGGTCAGGACGAGACCCAGCAGCTGCTCAAGCTGGATACCTACAGGCAGCTGGGTGAAGAGCGTGCCCAGCAGTGGCTGCAGCGTCTCCGTCAGCTTCCGTTCGTTTTTCGGGCTGATGGCTGGAGTGCCACCCATGCAGGTTTCAACAGCAGCGGTGAGCCAGACCTCTCGATTCGGGACCCCTTCTGGGAGTCGTACGACGGCCGTTTCGGTCTGGTGGTGGTCGGCCACACCCCACGGCCCCAGGTTGAGCGTTACGGCCGCATCGTGTTGATCGATACCGGTGCTGTTTATGGCGGCCTTCTGACCGCCTTCTGCCCGGAGACCGACGCCATCGTTCAGGTTCCTGGAGCCCGTTCGGCAGCCCCGCTGACGCGAAGCAAGGCTGGACCCCGTCGTCCGGCGTTGGTGGCTGGAGATCCGGGTCGTTGCTGA